In Nicotiana tabacum cultivar K326 chromosome 17, ASM71507v2, whole genome shotgun sequence, one DNA window encodes the following:
- the LOC107806184 gene encoding uncharacterized protein LOC107806184: protein MAAFLLLFLVFLSTLCSAQRNPQTLSEIQALTSFKLSIHDPLGALTDWDSSSPSAPCDWRGVFCVNNRVSELRLPHLQLSGPLTPQIANLRMLRKLSLRSNSFNGTIPASLSKCTFLHSVFLQSNAFSGKLPPEMFNLTDLQILNVAGNQLSGEIPGELPRSLRYFDLSSNLFSGDIPRNLSDVSQLLLINLSYNRFSGEIPASIGRLQQLQYLWLAYNNLQGTLPSAIANCSSLVHLSAEGNAITGVIPAAIAALPKLQVINLSHNILSGSLPASLFCNVSIYAPSLRIVQLGFNEFTNIVKHEESNCFSSLQILDLQHNQLKGEFPLILMNNSGLTSLDLSWNLFFGEVPSAIGDLWRLEELRMGNNSFGGALPFEITKCSSLKVLDLEGNLMTGKIPMFLGELRSLKVLSLGGNQFSGSIPSSFGNLTNLENLNVGGNGLNGSLPEVLLDLTNLSILNLSGNNFSGSMPVGIGNLQQLSVLNLSRNGFSGNIPTSIGTLYKLAVVDLSGQNLSGEIPFDLAGLPNLQVIALQENKLSGNIPVGFSSLLGMQYLNLSSNSFSGHIPSTFGFLTSLVVLSLSNNHLNGSIPPDLGNCSALENLNLHSNSLSGQIPADLGRLSHLSVLDLGRNNLTGEVPIDISNYSSLTSLVLDSNHLSGNIPESLSRLSNLTVLDLSANNFTGEIPANLTTLSSLMSFNVSHNHLVGQIPVMLGSHFNNSSNYAGNQGLCGEPLDRRCETSGNGGNRLIMFIAVAASGALLLLSCCCFYTYNLLRWRRKLKEKAAGEKKHSPARASSRTSGGRGSGENGGPKLVMFNNKITLAETIEATREFDEEHVLSRTRYGVVYKACYNDGMVLSICRLPDASLDENMFRKEAESLGRVKHRNLTVLRGYYAGPPDLRLLVYDYMPNGNLATLLQEASHQDGHVLNWPMRHLIALGIARGLAFLHSSSMVHGDVKPQNVLFDADFEAHLSDFGLGKLVVSTPAEPSTSTSVGTLGYISPEAALTGETTRESDAYSFGIVLLELLTGKRPLMFTQDEDIVKWVKRQLQRGQISELLEPGLLELDPESSEWEEFLLGIKVGLLCTAPNPLDRPSMADIVFMLEGCRVGPDIASSADPTCQASPA, encoded by the coding sequence ATGGCTGCTTTTTTActtctctttcttgtttttctctccACATTATGCTCCGCTCAACGAAACCCACAAACCCTTTCAGAAATTCAAGCCCTCACTTCTTTCAAACTCAGCATTCACGACCCACTCGGTGCGCTCACTGACTGGGATTCTTCTTCCCCTTCTGCTCCCTGTGATTGGCGCGGCGTTTTTTGCGTGAATAACCGAGTCAGTGAACTCCGCCTCCCTCATTTGCAACTCAGTGGCCCCCTCACTCCCCAAATCGCTAATCTGCGCATGCTGCGAAAGTTAAGCCTCCGTTCCAACTCCTTCAACGGAACTATCCCGGCTTCCTTATCCAAATGTACATTTTTGCATTCTGTTTTTCTACAGAGCAATGCGTTTTCCGGTAAACTCCCGCCGGAAATGTTCAACCTCACCGATTTACAAATCCTTAATGTAGCCGGAAATCAGCTCTCCGGCGAAATCCCCGGTGAGCTTCCTCGGAGCTTACGGTACTTTGATCTTTCGTCGAATTTGTTCTCAGGAGACATTCCTAGGAATTTGTCTGACGTGTCACAGTTACTTTTGATCAATCTGTCATACAATCGATTTTCCGGCGAAATTCCGGCGAGTATCGGCCGGCTTCAGCAGCTTCAGTATCTTTGGCTTGCGTACAACAACTTGCAAGGAACTTTGCCTTCTGCAATTGCGAACTGTTCATCGTTGGTTCACTTGAGTGCTGAGGGAAATGCTATTACAGGTGTTATTCCGGCGGCTATTGCTGCTTTACCGAAGCTTCAGGTGATAAATTTATCACATAATATTCTTTCTGGGTCCTTGCCAGCTTCATTGTTCTGTAATGTTTCAATTTATGCTCCTTCCCTTAGGATTGTTCAGTTGGGTTTTAATGAGTTTACTAATATCGTTAAGCACGAGGAGTCTAATTGTTTTAGTTCGTTGCAAATTTTGGATCTTCAACATAATCAATTGAAAGGTgaatttcctttgattttgatGAACAATTCGGGGTTAACGTCCCTGGATTTGTCGTGGAATTTGTTCTTTGGTGAAGTCCCGAGCGCTATTGGGGATTTGTGGAGATTGGAGGAACTGAGAATGGGGAATAATTCATTTGGAGGTGCACTCCCGTTTGAGATTACTAAATGCAGTAGCTTGAAGGTTCTTGATCTTGAAGGGAATCTAATGACGGGGAAAATTCCTATGTTTTTAGGTGAACTTAGAAGCTTGAAGGTTTTATCACTGGGAGGGAATCAGTTTTCGGGTTCCATTCCTtctagttttggaaatttgactaATCTTGAAAATCTCAACGTAGGAGGAAATGGTCTAAATGGAAGTTTGCCTGAGGTGCTACTGGATTTGACCAATTTAAGCATATTGAATCTCAGTGGAAACAACTTTTCTGGAAGTATGCCAGTTGGTATTGGGAATCTTCAGCAGCTATCAGTTTTGAATCTGAGTAGAAATGGCTTTTCCGGCAACATTCCTACTAGCATTGGGACTTTGTATAAGTTAGCGGTTGTTGATTTGAGTGGACAGAATTTATCAGGGGAAATACCGTTTGATCTTGCTGGTTTGCCTAATCTACAGGTTATAGCTTTGCAAGAAAACAAGTTGTCTGGTAATATTCCTGTAGGTTTCAGTAGCTTATTGGGTATGCAATATTTGAATCTTTCTTCAAATTCCTTTTCTGGCCATATACCATCTACATTTGGGTTCTTGACCTCATTAGTTGTGCTTTCTTTGTCTAACAACCACTTAAATGGTTCAATTCCTCCTGACTTGGGCAACTGCTCCGCCCTGGAGAACTTAAATCTGCACTCAAATTCATTGAGTGGCCAAATACCTGCTGATCTCGGACGTCTCTCCCACTTGAGCGTGCTGGATTTGGGTAGAAACAACTTGACAGGCGAAGTCCCAATAGATATTTCCAATTATTCATCCCTGACGTCGCTCGTGCTAGACTCGAACCATCTTTCGGGGAACATACCAGAGTCACTGTCCAGGCTATCAAACTTAACTGTCCTTGACCTCTCTGCTAACAACTTCACTGGAGAAATCCCAGCTAATCTTACCACGCTCTCGAGTTTGATGAGTTTCAACGTGTCACACAATCACTTGGTAGGCCAAATTCCAGTGATGTTGGGCTCCCATTTTAACAACTCATCGAATTATGCTGGCAACCAAGGTTTGTGTGGGGAGCCATTGGATAGAAGATGTGAGACATCTGGTAATGGTGGGAATAGATTGATTATGTTTATTGCAGTGGCTGCCAGTGGAGCTCTTCTCCTTTTATCATGCTGCTGCTTCTATACTTACAACCTCTTGAGGTGGCGCAGGAAGCTCAAAGAGAAGGCAGCTGGagaaaagaagcatagtcctGCAAGGGCTAGTTCAAGGACCAGTGGTGGTCGTGGCAGTGGCGAGAATGGTGGACCCAAACTTGTTATGTTCAATAACAAAATTACACTCGCTGAAACAATTGAAGCAACTAGAGAATTTGACGAGGAACATGTGCTGAGCAGAACACGTTATGGAGTGGTCTACAAAGCTTGTTACAATGATGGAATGGTGCTCTCAATTTGTCGACTCCCAGATGCATCACTTGATGAGAACATGTTCAGAAAAGAGGCTGAGTCACTTGGTAGGGTGAAGCACAGGAACCTAACAGTTCTCCGTGGGTACTATGCTGGCCCACCGGACCTCAGACTACTTGTCTATGATTACATGCCTAACGGGAACCTTGCAACATTGCTCCAAGAAGCGTCCCACCAAGATGGTCATGTCCTCAACTGGCCAATGCGCCACCTCATTGCACTTGGCATTGCTCGGGGCCTGGCTTTCCTTCACTCATCCTCAATGGTTCACGGAGATGTGAAGCCGCAGAATGTCCTATTCGACGCAGACTTTGAAGCCCATCTTTCAGACTTTGGCCTAGGCAAGCTTGTAGTATCCACACCAGCTGAACCGTCGACATCAACTTCAGTTGGTACGCTAGGCTACATATCCCCAGAAGCAGCATTAACAGGAGAAACCACAAGAGAATCAGATGCTTATAGCTTTGGCATTGTGTTGCTGGAATTACTAACAGGAAAAAGGCCATTAATGTTCACACAAGATGAGGACATAGTGAAATGGGTGAAAAGGCAATTGCAGAGAGGGCAAATTTCAGAACTACTTGAGCCAGGATTGCTTGAGCTGGACCCTGAATCATCAGAATGGGAAGAATTCTTGTTAGGAATTAAAGTAGGCTTGCTTTGCACTGCACCCAACCCCCTTGATCGACCTAGCATGGCCGACATTGTGTTCATGCTTGAAGGTTGCCGTGTTGGCCCTGATATCGCGTCTTCAGCCGATCCCACTTGCCAAGCTTCACCCGCCTGA